ACTTTTGGCCTTCGATATCGAAGTGAACGCCAGCGCACTCCAAACCGAACGACAAACCCTGAAAAATCGAACACCCGAAGAAATAGTCGAGCGCCCATATAATCCCCAACGCCTCGAAGAAATCCGCAACCGCCAGCAATTTGTTCTCAACCACCTCACAAAACTCGGCACAGTCATCGAAACGTGCCCCACCTCCAATCTCCGCATAGGCGGCGTGCCCGATCCCGCTCATCACCCCATCCACACATTCCTCAAATCAAATGTCAACCTCGTCATCGGCGCAGACGACCCCGGCATCTTCGACAGCCCGCTCGCCAGCGAAATCGACTGGGCACTCACCCACACCAACTGGACACCAGAAGCTCTGGACAAACGCCTCGGCGATCCCCGCCGGTTTCAACTGGGAAGCCTGCGCCACCACCACAGATCTGACAGTTAGACAAATCAATTCTTAAACGCCGAAAAAAGTGTACCATTTTGGAACTTACTCCAAAATAGTTGAAATAATTTGGAGCTATCCTCCTAAATAGTTCAGTTTCAAGGCATAGATTATTTGTGTACCAAGTGTCCGAAAACGGACACCACTGTATCATTATCGGACACTTATGTGGGAATGCCAATTTCCTATTTTTACTTAACCTGTTGAAAAATATACACAAAAAACTTTTGGCACGGTTATTGCTATTAAAAAATAACACTTGATAGCCTATCTTATATTTCAACAGGAGGAACCATGTTCAAAAATCACATCACCGTCGCCATCCGCACACTCTTGCGTCACAAAGTCTATTCTTTTGTCAACATCTCTGGACTCGCCGTTGGTATTGCGTGCTGCATGTTGATCATGCTCTTTGTACAGGACGAACTGAGCTACGATAGATTTCACAAAAATGCCAATCAAATCTATCGCGTTTTGTGGGACGGCCGATACGGCGACAACGAATGGACCATTCCCTATGTATCGGTACCCATATCTGAAACCCTGAAAGAACAATTTCCAGAGGTCGTTCACAGCACGCGATTGAGACGAGAAAGCCAAACCTTTCATCGAGAATCCAATTATGTCATCGAAAAAAATTTCTACTACGCAGAAAGCAGCTTTTTCGATGTCTTTACCATCCCCTTCATCGCGGGAGATTCCGCAACAGCACTCAATTCTCCCAACGCCGTCATTCTCACCGAACAAAGCGCGCAGCGTTACTTTCCCAATCGCGATCCAATGGGGCAAACTCTTGAACTCAACGATGGTACATCGCTCCAGGTCACGGGCGTGGTCAAAGAATTTCCACCCCAGTCCCACTTTCACTTCGACTTTCTCGCCCCCCTCGAAACACTCCCCATTATCGAGCGTAGAAAATCAGCCTGGGGATCGGCCACTGTTTATACGTACCTCGTGTTAAAAGACGGGGCATCTGCCTCTGAATTGCAAACCAAATTTACGGCTTATGTTCGCGAACACATCTTGAGCAAAATGCCACCCATGCCCGGCTACCACACCAACTACCTCATTCAACCCCTCACAGACATCCATCTATATTCGAACCTCAAATATGAAATCACTGCAAATAGCAATATCATGTATGTCTATATCTTTTCACTCATCGCAATTTTTGTCCTGCTACTCGCCTGCATTAACTTCGTCAACCTCTCCACAGCGCGTTCATCAACCCGCGCCCGCGAAGTCGGCGTTCGAAAAGTACTCGGCTCTCATCGCTCGCAACTCATCCGCCAATTCTTCTCCGAATCCACCATCTGCGTCGCCTTCTCAAGTATTCTGGCAATTGGTATGTGCGAATTGGGACTGCCACTCCTCAACAGCCTTGCGAACAAACACCTCACAATGGGCAGCCTGGTCGCGCCCCATGTGCTCATTGGATTATTCGCTCTCATCATCGCCGTCGGTCTTTCAGCCGGCATGTATCCCGCACTTTATCTCTCCTCATTCTGGCCTGTTACAGCACTCAAAGGATATATATCATCGGGCAAAGCCTATCTTCGCAATGGACTGGTCATCGCACAGTTTTGCATTTCCATCAGCCTCCTGGTCGGCACCCTCGTCGTTCGCGACCAGATTCATTTCGCACAAAATAAACACCTCGGATTTGACAAAGAACACGTCCTCATTCTTCAGGGAATACCGCGTACCATGACCTCCCCCAGACAAGCCATGACATTCAGAGACCAATTTGAAACGCTGCCGCAGATAGCTACAGCCTCACTCAATACGGGCATACCAGGGCGTGATTTTGATTCTATGCTCTTCGTTCCCGAACAACCGGCAAATTATGAAAAAACATCTCTCACATACACATTGGCAGATGAAAAATACGTCGAGGCATTGAATATAGAAATTGTAGAAGGTCGTAACTTTTCTCCCGCAGAACATGCAACAGATGTCTCTGCATTTCTCGTCAACCAATCCGCTGTCAAAGCCCTGGGGTGGCAAACCGCACTTGGGAAAAAACTCAAAAGAGGCAGCGGAATCGAAGGGACAATTATCGGTGTGGTATCCGATTTTCACATCGGCTCTCTCAAACAGGAAATTGAACCACTCGTCCTGCCCTATCTGCACCGATCCCCAATGTACCTCGCCATTCGCCTCCACCCCGGCAACGTCGCAGAAGCCATTTCTGCGGTTGAAGAAACCTGGAAAAAGCTCGCACCAAATCAGCCGTTCAGCTACACATTCTTAGACCAGGATTACGCCAGACTCTACAATCGCGAACAACAAATGTCCCACGTCTTCCAAATCTTTTCCGGCCTCGCCATCCTCATCGCCTGCCTCGGCCTCTTTGGTCTGGCTGCGTTTACCACCCAACAGCGCACCAAAGAAATCGGCATTCGCAAAATACTCGGAGCCTCTGTATCAGGCATTGTATGCTTACTCTCCAAAGACTTTCTCAAACTCGTCCTCATCGCCAATCTCGTCGCCTGGCCGATTGCATACTACGCGATGAACCAGTGGCTCCAGAGCTTCGCTTACCGCATCAACCTAAGCATCGGCACATTTATCCTGAGTGGCCTCATCGCCCTGTTCATCGCGCTTCTGACCGTCAGTTATCAAGCCATCAAAGCTGCACGAGCGAATCCCGTGGAAGCCTTGCGGTATGAGTAATAGCAGAAGTGATAGTCTGCCCCCAATCCACATGCTTGACATACTGGATTCAAAACCGTATTTTCCGCATCAAAGGAGAACACTGTGTTTGAACCCGGTATGAAAACATTTTACGATACCCACGGCTATCTCGTCGTAAAAAACCTCTTTGAAAAAGAAGAACTCACCGACGTCATACATCGCACCGACGAGATTATAGCCGACCCGGATCGCGCACCCGAAGGCATCTCAATTGGCCTTGAAGGCAATACCGTAACAGACAAATCAAATCCGGAAGCGCAAAATCACAGTGTGCGCGTTCTCGCATTTGTCGTGCGCTTTGACCCCACCTATCACCCCATTGCCAAACACCCCAAATTACTCGCACTCGTGCACAGCTTAATCGGACCGCGCATTCGCGTTTTTCGCGACCAGATGCTGCTCAAACCGCCGGGTGGTCAGGCGAAACCAGCGCACCAGGACCAGAGCTATTTTCGCGTACAACCCATCAATGGTCTCATCACCGCCTGGATTGCCTTAGACGAGGCCACAGATACCAATGGCTGTATGCGTTATGTACCCGGCTCACACAGACACGGCATCTTCGACATCACCCATGACCCGGACCGCCCCGTGCATCACATACCCGATACGAGAAAGATCGATCTCCCCGAATCCGTCGCCTGTCCCGTGCCAGCAGGATCTGTCATATTTCACCACGGCTGCACTCTGCACCACAGCGAAACAAATCACACAAACACATGGCGCAAAGCGCTCATCCTCCACTATGCCACAACCGATTCTCGCTCCGAACGCGAACAACTCAACAACGAAATCTCTCTTGAAATTGATTGAATAAAAGTTGCGTTTCGCCTTTTTAATTTGGAACGCATTGTATATCTTTGTAAGAGAAACATCGTTCCCACATCCTCACCAGGAGACCACCATGCGCCTGATCTATCTCATCCTTCTGACCCTATTCACAGTCCCGGCTTATGCAAACGAGCATTACCGTGCTGCCGTAGATTCTCTTCCCTCGCAAATTCCCGACCGCATTGTACTCAACTGGTCGGAAAACCCCACCACCACAGCATCGGTCACATGGCGCACCGACACGAGCATCACACAAGCCGAAGGACAGATCGCAAAAGCCAATGCCTCGGCCAATTTTACCACATGGTCCTGGAGCAAAAACGCGCGCACTGAAAAATGGGAACACAATGGAAATACTGCACATTTCCATTCGGTCACATTCAAGGGTCTCAAACCCAATACCCTCTATGCCTATCGCGTGGGCAGTGGCGATATCTGGAGCTCCTGGTATCAATTTCGCACGGCCTCAGCCGAACCTGATGAATTCACCTTCATCTATTTTGGCGATGCACAAAACAACCTGCTCGCTCTGTGGGCGCGCACCATCCGGACCGCAGTGCTCGACGCGCCCCATGCAGATTTTATTCTCCACGCAGGCGACCTCGTCAATCGCGCCAACAGGGACAGCGAATGGGAGGAATGGTTTGAATCTGGCGACTGGATCCATGCAAAAATCCCCAGCATTTCTACGCCGGGGAATCACGAATACTATAAAAATGGAGACAAACGCCATCTATCTGTTCTATGGCGTCCGCATTTCACCCTGCCAGAAAATGGGCCAGAGGGCTTTACGGAAACGACCTATTACACAGACTATCAGGGTGCACGCATCATCTCCCTCAATTCCAATGAAGGTCGTGAAGAACAGGCATCCTGGTTGGAACAAGTACTCAAAGATAACCCGAATAAATGGACCTTTGTCACATTCCATCATCCCGTCTATTCGGCGTCTGAAGGTCGCGACAATAAAGACCTGCGCGAAGCGTGGAAACCCATCTTTGACAAATACGCCGTCGATCTGGTGCTCCAGGGGCACGACCACTCGTATGCCAGAGGGAATAACATCGGCAACGGCGTAACCGTGCGCGACTCAACCAAAGGCACAGTTTATGTCGTATCGGTCAGCGGTCCCAAACAATACAAACTCAGAAAAGACCGCTGGATGACGCGCGGTGCGGAAAACACACAGCTTTACCAGGTCATCACTGTCTCGGGTGACACCCTGAGCTACCGCGCAATGACCGCAGTGGGTGAACTCTACGACGCTTTTGATCTGGTCAAACAGATGGGCAAACCCAACAAACTCATCGATCGCGCGCCTCAATCTCCCGAACGCCGTTGGGAAAATACCCTTGAAAAGAAAGACAAAGACGACAAAGTTTATTAGTGGTATTTTAAATCACTTAGAGAACCCTATGCGTCTAATCTGTCTCACCTTGCTGCTCCAGTTCACAATCCCTGCTTATGCAAACGAATATCACCGTGCTGCCGTAGATCGCGCGCCTAAAAAAATCCCCGACCACATTGTAATCACCTGGTCGGAAGACCCCACCACCACAGCATCGGTCACATGGCGCACCGACACGAGCATCTCACAGGCCGAAGGACAGATCGCAGAAGCCAATGCCTCGGCCAATTTTACCACATGGGCCAGAAACGAAACAGCGCGCACTGAAAAATGGAAACGCAATAGACTTGCCGCCCATTTCCATTCGGTCACATTCAAGGGTCTCAAACCCAACACCCTCTATGCCTATCGCGTGGGCAGCGATAAAATCTGGAGTTCCTGGTATCAATTTCGCACGGCCTCTGCCGAACCGGATGAATTCACCTTCATCTACCTTGGCGATGCACAAAACAACCTGCTCGCTCTTTGGGCGCGCACTATCCGAACCGCGGTGCTCGACGCACCCCACGCCGATTTCATCATCCACGCAGGCGACCTCGTCAACAATGCCAACAGGGACAGCGACTGGCATGAGTGGTTTGAATCTGGTAACTGGATCCATGCAAAAATCCCCAGCATTCCTTCACCAGGGAATCACGAATACTCTAACTATCAAGATGTGAGCAAACGTCGCCTATCTGTTCTATGGCGTCCGCAATTCACCCTGCCAGAAAATGGTCCCGAGGGCTTTACAGAAACCACCTATTACACAGACTATCAGGATGCGCGCATCATCTCGCTCAATTCCAATGTACGCCACAAAGAACAGGTCCCATGGTTGGAACAAGTGCTCGAAAACAACCCCAATAAATGGACCTTTGTCACATTCCATCACCCCATCTTTTCGGCGGGAGGCCGCGCCAATAAAGACCAGCGCGAAGCCTGGAAACCCATCTTTGACAAATACGCCGTCGATCTGGTACTTCAAGGACACAACCACACGTATGCACGAGGGAATAACATCGGCAGCGGCGCAACCGTGCGCGACACGACCAAAGGCACAGTTTATGTCGTATCGGTCAGCGGTCCCAAACAATACAGACTCAAAAAAGACCCCTGGGTGACGCGCGGTGGGGAAAACACACAGCTTTATCAAATCATCACTGTCTCGGGTGACACCTTGCACTACCGCGCAATGACCGCAGTGGGCGAACTCTACGACGCTTTTGATCTGGTCAAACAGATGGACAGACCCAACAAACTCATTGATCGCGTCCCTCAAACTCCCGAACGCCGAACAAAAAATACTCTGAAAAAGAAAAACAAAGACGATAAAGTTTATTAATCAATCAAAATTTTCACCCAAAGAACCCCATGCGCCTGATTTCTCTCACCCTTCTGCTCCTATTCACAGCCCCGGCTTATGCAAATGAATATCACCGTGCAGCCGTAGATCGCGCGCCTAAGAAAATCCCCGACCGCATAGTACTCACCTGGTCGGGAGATCCCACCACCACAGCATCCGTCACCTGGCGCACCGACACGAGCATCTCACAGGCAGAAGGACAAATCGCAGAAGCCAATGCCTCGGCCAATTTTACCACATGGGCCAGAAACGAGACAGCGCGCACAGAAAAGTGGAAACGCAATAGACTTGCCGCCCATTTCCATTCGGTCACATTCAAGGGTCTCAAACCCAACACCCTCTATGCCTATCGCGTGGGCAGCGATAAAATCTGGAGTTCCTGGTATCAATTTCGCACGGCCTCTGCCGAACCGGATGAATTCACCTTCATCTACCTTGGCGATGCACAAAACAACCTGCTCGCTCTTTGGGCGCGCACTATCCGAACCGCGGTGCTCGACGCACCCCACGCCGATTTCATCATCCACGCAGGCGACCTCGTCAACAATGCCAACAGGGACAGCGACTGGCATGAGTGGTTTGAATCTGGTAACTGGATCCATGCAAAAATCCCCAGCATTCCTTCACCAGGGAATCACGAATACTCTAACTATCAAGATGTGAGCAAACGTCGCCTATCTGTTCTATGGCGTCCGCAATTCACCCTGCCCGAAAATGGTCCCGAAGGCTTTGCGGAAACCACCTATTACACGGACTATCAGGGCGCACGCATCATCTCGCTCAATTCCAATGAACGCCACAAAGAACAGGCTCCCTGGTTGGAACAAGTGCTCAAAAACAACCCCAATAAATGGACCTTTGTCACATTCCATCATCCGGTCTATGCGGCATCTGGAGGTCTCGCCAATAAAGACCAGCGCGAAGCGTGGAAACCCATCTTTGACAAATACGCTGTCGATCTGGTGCTTCAAGGTCACAATCACACGTATGCCAGAGGGAACAACATTGGCAACGGCGTAACCGTGCGCGACTCAACCAAAGGTACCGTGTACGTCGTATCGGTCAGCGGTCCCAAACAACTCAAACTCAGAAAAGATCGCTGGATGACGCGCGGTGGGGAAAACACACAGCTTTATCAAATCATCACTGTCTCAGACGACACCTTGCACTACCGCGCAATGACCGCTGTAGGCGAACTCTACGATGCCTTTGATCTGGTCAAACAGATGGGCAAACCCAACAAACTCATCGATCGCGCACCCCAATCCCCCGAACGCCGTTGGGAAAATACCCTTAAAAAGAAAAACAAAGACGATAAAGTTTATTAATCAACGGTTGCATCTCCCGCTATATCCACCTCACACCCTTCCTCCTCACTGCGATAAATCCCATCCAAAATCGCCATCACCTGAAGCGACTGCTCGGCCGGTACTGGTGACGGTTTACCCTCTGCTATCGCCCTGGCAAACGTCATGCATTCCAGCGCGTGCGCTTTGGCGATATCTCCCGTATCTTGCAATGCGTATTTCTGATGTTGCTGTGTCTTGGAATCCGAATAATAAATCTCACAACTCGGCAAGTGTGCCCCGCCCTTCGTACCGTAAAGCCATATCTGCCGTTCTGACGGGGGACCCTGATGCAACATCCAACTCGTCTCCAGAATAAGCGAAGCCCCATTTTCAAACCGCACAAAAGCCGCAGCAAAATCCTCCACATCAAATTCTTTGGGAATCGCACCACCACTGCGTCCCATCGTACTAAAAGCGCCCTCTTGATGTGCCAACTCCGCCTTCGCCACACCCGTCACAGCTACGGGATTGGGATTGCCCATCAACCACAGAGTCAAATCTAAAACGTGAACGCCAATATCGATACACGGCCCGCCGCCGCTGTGCTTTTTCATAATAAAACCCGGGCGCGCGGGCACCCCTGACCGCCGCAACATCCAGCATCGCGCGTGATACACATTGCCCAAAACCCCCGTTTCCAATTCCTTCTTCATCGCCAGAGATGACCCGGAAAACC
The sequence above is a segment of the Gemmatimonadota bacterium genome. Coding sequences within it:
- a CDS encoding metallophosphoesterase family protein translates to MRLISLTLLLLFTAPAYANEYHRAAVDRAPKKIPDRIVLTWSGDPTTTASVTWRTDTSISQAEGQIAEANASANFTTWARNETARTEKWKRNRLAAHFHSVTFKGLKPNTLYAYRVGSDKIWSSWYQFRTASAEPDEFTFIYLGDAQNNLLALWARTIRTAVLDAPHADFIIHAGDLVNNANRDSDWHEWFESGNWIHAKIPSIPSPGNHEYSNYQDVSKRRLSVLWRPQFTLPENGPEGFAETTYYTDYQGARIISLNSNERHKEQAPWLEQVLKNNPNKWTFVTFHHPVYAASGGLANKDQREAWKPIFDKYAVDLVLQGHNHTYARGNNIGNGVTVRDSTKGTVYVVSVSGPKQLKLRKDRWMTRGGENTQLYQIITVSDDTLHYRAMTAVGELYDAFDLVKQMGKPNKLIDRAPQSPERRWENTLKKKNKDDKVY
- a CDS encoding metallophosphoesterase family protein, whose protein sequence is MRLICLTLLLQFTIPAYANEYHRAAVDRAPKKIPDHIVITWSEDPTTTASVTWRTDTSISQAEGQIAEANASANFTTWARNETARTEKWKRNRLAAHFHSVTFKGLKPNTLYAYRVGSDKIWSSWYQFRTASAEPDEFTFIYLGDAQNNLLALWARTIRTAVLDAPHADFIIHAGDLVNNANRDSDWHEWFESGNWIHAKIPSIPSPGNHEYSNYQDVSKRRLSVLWRPQFTLPENGPEGFTETTYYTDYQDARIISLNSNVRHKEQVPWLEQVLENNPNKWTFVTFHHPIFSAGGRANKDQREAWKPIFDKYAVDLVLQGHNHTYARGNNIGSGATVRDTTKGTVYVVSVSGPKQYRLKKDPWVTRGGENTQLYQIITVSGDTLHYRAMTAVGELYDAFDLVKQMDRPNKLIDRVPQTPERRTKNTLKKKNKDDKVY
- a CDS encoding FtsX-like permease family protein, translated to MFKNHITVAIRTLLRHKVYSFVNISGLAVGIACCMLIMLFVQDELSYDRFHKNANQIYRVLWDGRYGDNEWTIPYVSVPISETLKEQFPEVVHSTRLRRESQTFHRESNYVIEKNFYYAESSFFDVFTIPFIAGDSATALNSPNAVILTEQSAQRYFPNRDPMGQTLELNDGTSLQVTGVVKEFPPQSHFHFDFLAPLETLPIIERRKSAWGSATVYTYLVLKDGASASELQTKFTAYVREHILSKMPPMPGYHTNYLIQPLTDIHLYSNLKYEITANSNIMYVYIFSLIAIFVLLLACINFVNLSTARSSTRAREVGVRKVLGSHRSQLIRQFFSESTICVAFSSILAIGMCELGLPLLNSLANKHLTMGSLVAPHVLIGLFALIIAVGLSAGMYPALYLSSFWPVTALKGYISSGKAYLRNGLVIAQFCISISLLVGTLVVRDQIHFAQNKHLGFDKEHVLILQGIPRTMTSPRQAMTFRDQFETLPQIATASLNTGIPGRDFDSMLFVPEQPANYEKTSLTYTLADEKYVEALNIEIVEGRNFSPAEHATDVSAFLVNQSAVKALGWQTALGKKLKRGSGIEGTIIGVVSDFHIGSLKQEIEPLVLPYLHRSPMYLAIRLHPGNVAEAISAVEETWKKLAPNQPFSYTFLDQDYARLYNREQQMSHVFQIFSGLAILIACLGLFGLAAFTTQQRTKEIGIRKILGASVSGIVCLLSKDFLKLVLIANLVAWPIAYYAMNQWLQSFAYRINLSIGTFILSGLIALFIALLTVSYQAIKAARANPVEALRYE
- a CDS encoding metallophosphoesterase family protein, producing MRLIYLILLTLFTVPAYANEHYRAAVDSLPSQIPDRIVLNWSENPTTTASVTWRTDTSITQAEGQIAKANASANFTTWSWSKNARTEKWEHNGNTAHFHSVTFKGLKPNTLYAYRVGSGDIWSSWYQFRTASAEPDEFTFIYFGDAQNNLLALWARTIRTAVLDAPHADFILHAGDLVNRANRDSEWEEWFESGDWIHAKIPSISTPGNHEYYKNGDKRHLSVLWRPHFTLPENGPEGFTETTYYTDYQGARIISLNSNEGREEQASWLEQVLKDNPNKWTFVTFHHPVYSASEGRDNKDLREAWKPIFDKYAVDLVLQGHDHSYARGNNIGNGVTVRDSTKGTVYVVSVSGPKQYKLRKDRWMTRGAENTQLYQVITVSGDTLSYRAMTAVGELYDAFDLVKQMGKPNKLIDRAPQSPERRWENTLEKKDKDDKVY
- a CDS encoding Gfo/Idh/MocA family oxidoreductase, producing the protein MADKLKVGIVGVGGIARTHIPGWQASEHAELVAGSDISEDVLNTWGEQYGIKKLYVNPEDLFADPEIDIVDVCTPNNYHAPLSIGALDAGKHVICEKPLAPSPQLVKDMIAARDRSGKLLMCAQSSRFSGSSLAMKKELETGVLGNVYHARCWMLRRSGVPARPGFIMKKHSGGGPCIDIGVHVLDLTLWLMGNPNPVAVTGVAKAELAHQEGAFSTMGRSGGAIPKEFDVEDFAAAFVRFENGASLILETSWMLHQGPPSERQIWLYGTKGGAHLPSCEIYYSDSKTQQHQKYALQDTGDIAKAHALECMTFARAIAEGKPSPVPAEQSLQVMAILDGIYRSEEEGCEVDIAGDATVD
- a CDS encoding phytanoyl-CoA dioxygenase family protein, with the translated sequence MFEPGMKTFYDTHGYLVVKNLFEKEELTDVIHRTDEIIADPDRAPEGISIGLEGNTVTDKSNPEAQNHSVRVLAFVVRFDPTYHPIAKHPKLLALVHSLIGPRIRVFRDQMLLKPPGGQAKPAHQDQSYFRVQPINGLITAWIALDEATDTNGCMRYVPGSHRHGIFDITHDPDRPVHHIPDTRKIDLPESVACPVPAGSVIFHHGCTLHHSETNHTNTWRKALILHYATTDSRSEREQLNNEISLEID